CTCTGGAGGGCAGGAGCCATGGGTTGAGGCCAAAGCGTTTGCTCCAGGAGAGTCCCTCGTGGCCCATTCAGGTGCCCAGAGCTGCAGGCCTTGCACGCCTTGTTCCCTGGGTCCGCCTCCTCACATATGGGTGTGCAGTATCCTGCTCCAGGGCCTTCAGCCTCTGCACCCCTCATCTACCGATGCAGGTGGTGGCACTTAGGGCCCACCTGGGTAGTCCTCAGGATCCACCTTTATCACCACATGAGAGAACATTCTCAGGTTTCAGACATTAGGACCAGGATTCCTTTGGGGGCCGCTCTCccgcccaccactgtgcctgaaTTTGATGCACACAGCGTCCAGCATATCCAGAGGCTCCAGGAGGACCTGGGGTGGCTGGAGCTAGAGTGGGACCTGGTGTCAGAAGTAGGTGGGGCCAGGGATTCCCGAGAAAGGCTTGACGTGTACTTGAAGTGAGCAAAGGGTTTTGAATGACTGGATCGGATTAACGTTTTTCATAGATGGGTCTCCAGTCTGTGTGAACAGATTGCAGGGTGCCAGGGTGGGAGCTAAGGCCCAGGCAGAGGCTTTGCAGAGTCCAAGGAGAGGGCGCTGCAGCCCGGACTGGTGTGTGGGTGGAAAGGCGGCCGATGCATTTCTCTGCTGTTTCTCTCCCCGCTGAGTTTGGTTCCTCGTGGAGGGCGGATGGCAGACATTTCACTCTGGGACCTGATGCCTATGCATCTGAAAGACTTCCCCAGGTGACTGGATCTAAGAACCACCGTCTGCCTTTGAGTAGAGTTTCTACATACGTAACATTCACCGATGGATGGAACCTGGCCACAGCTCTAAAATCGCAGGGAGCtttagcagaagaaaatagaagatcACAGCTGTCCCCGTGGACTAAGCTGGCAGGTGACAGCCCTCTAACTTCTCAGCTCACACCTAATGGTGTCTGTGTCTGGTGAAAGCTGCTTCAGCAGGGACAGTCAGAGAGCAGCGTGGAGTGAGCTGGCTTGTGGGGTCATCTTTTCAGTCTCCTCCTTTGGGGCCTGGGAGAAGGGAGTGGCAGATGGCCAAGCCCCCACCACAGGTCATCAAGGTCACCTCCAGGTGGCTGccgtggtggggtggggtgggggcatgtTCACACCCACTCCGAGGGCACATCCCGGCTGCTGCACACCCTTCACCTCTGCGATGCTGGGACCGCATGCTCAGGCACAGTAGGGGGCCTTGCTGCACTCACCCATCGGGTAGCTCTGGGATGGTGGGTGCACCCTGGGCTGGAGTGACTGTGACCACATCAAGCAGTCTGCCAGCGGAACCAAGTGGCGCATTTTCATCATCAAGTCCACGGGCGGCTACTGTGgctacctggccaacatggggggCTTGCGGCCGGAGCCGATGCTGTATACATGTTCGAAGAGCCCTTCGGCATCAGGGATCTGCAGGTATGTGACGGGGGCTGGCCTTGTGGGTCCGTCCCCTTTGGATCCTGTCGGTGCTGTGGAGTGAAACATCGTGTCTAGGGTGGTTTGATTTTCAAGGGGGCATGGAGACGGAGGTGCTACAGAAAATGCCATGCTTGATGCCCTTCGCATCACCCAGGTGCCTCTCCCAAGTGTCAGGTGATGGCGGACGTGCCTGGTTGAGGACACCTTCTAGTCTCGTGTGTGAAACACaagcttgtgtttttttttgatgTAGTCTGTTGTGTAGTTAATGTTTTCTCACTTCTGTCACAAACAATTTGAGTGCCTCTGCTGACAGTCACCACCCACGTCTGTGACTGTCTCTGAAGCTTGCGGCAGCTCTTTTAAAATCTTGAGACCTCGGATGCTGCATCTGCCTCTCAACTGAGACAGACACGGCCGTGGTTTCTTGGCATCTGTGGCTCTTTTAAGGAAGGGTGTCACCGACCCCGGGGTCTGCTCCTGCTTCGATGGCACAGCAGAATCCTAGGCCTGGACCCTGCAGTGTTCAAAGTTGCTAAACTCCATGCAGGATGACAGGCCTTGGTAGATAAAATGCAACTTGAACAATTGTCtttagttatataaataaatatataatattatatattgctCTGCAAccaaggctggagcacagtggcacgatctcagctcactgcaacctccgattcccaggttcaagcaattctcctgcctcagatttccgagtagttgggaatacaggtgcatgccaccatgccctgataatttttgtatttttcatagagatggggtttcaccatgttggtcaggctggtctcgaactcctgatctcgtgatctgcccatcttggccttcgaatgtgctgggattacaggcgtgagccaccgtgcccggcaccaTTGTCTTTTAAAAGGTTAGGATGCTACTTGTTTCTGAGCCAAATAGATCAAGTAAAAAGGGCCTTGGTCTTGTCACTAATTATGTGACATGTGAATCACGAATTTCTTCACTGTGTGAAATTAAATACTtgtggagtcattcactgcatcGCGATGTTTCTGTCAGCGGTTGGTCCCATAAGATGATACTGGAGCTGCCCCAAACAGGTGCactgttatttatcttttatagaaagattatatatattatatacatatatatatgttttttactGTGCTTTTCTACATCTAGACATATTTAGATACACAACTGCCTGCAGTATTCAACAGTGCTAGACATTCAGGTTTGTAGCCAGGAACAACAGGTGTGCGGcaggccctgcctcctgggtttgtgaGAGTTAACTGTAGGATTTTTGCACAAGGTTCAAGTCACCtagcaatgcatttctcagaacatatccccctGTTATGTGACTCATGACTGTATTTCAGAAATCTGTCCAAAGATCTGCCTCACCAGCATTCAAGCTGGCAatagtttaagaaaataaattatgatttgttgttgttgttgttgagatggagtctcgctctgtcacccaggctggagtgcagtggtacaatctcagctcacttcaacttcagcctcctgggttcaagtgattctcctgcctcagcctcccaagtaggtgggaccacagcacccgccaccatatacagctaatttttgtatttgtagtagagacggtgtttcaccatgttggccaggctggtctcaaactcctgacctcaggcaatctacccgccttggcctcctaaagagctgggattacaggcgtgagcaactgcacccagcctcctacTTTGTGAAAttctgccaccgtgcccagtgacAGATTGATTAGATGTaaaaaatctccattttcttAGGATGATTCATTAGAGAATTATCTCCCTCTTGTAATCCTCCCAAGATGATCTGATATAGGATGTTGCTCTTTTCTAAGACAATCTGTTCCTTAAGAAATCTGTGTGAATGAGACTCGACAAAATTCTTTGGTCAGACACTGTTCATCAGGTCGTCACAGGAGATTCCATAGAAAGGTCACAGGTCGCTCTTTTCCTCTGAGAGTGCCGAGAGAACATcgtcatgaaaataaataagcagcAATAGAGCCATGAATGAGCACTAGAACAGTCATGGAATTATCATCTTCAGAGGGACTGTGTGGATTCCGGAAGGTGTTTTGAGTGGCCCCCGTGAGGGCTGCACACCGTGCCCTGCGCTCAGCATTCATCACTGCAGACGTGCTCTCCGTGCCTAGGGGAGGCTCCCTGAGACCCGATCAGTGAGAGCTTGTAGCCTCCTTGGCCATGCTCACCACCATGCGTGGTTGGCACTTCCCGCcctgcagggcctggcacacagtaggtgcttagcATAAGTTTATTGTCTGATTAACAAAATGCTATTTTCCAGTCCAGTGTGGAGCACCTGACGGAGAAAATGAAGACCACCATCCAGAGGGGCCTTGTGCTCAGGTGAGTGAGAGACCAGGGCTGATCTTATGGTCACTGTCACACCACAGTTCTTAGATTCTGGTCTGTGACTTTGGGCTGGATGAGTGGTAATTTCTTTGTGGCTGGAGTCACTACATACTGAGCAGATGCACAAGAGAGTCGTGGTGCATTGTTCCAAAGACTTGCCCGCATTTAGacaactaaaaattttttttcatttatagtcTTACTCTTTTAGATATCTCACAATAACTTCTCTAATTAGCATCTGATGtttaggaaggaaaaaggaaatacagtcaTCCCTCTTAGTCTCAGGGAATGTGTCCAAAGACTCCAGTGGGTGCCTGAAACTGGGGATAGTACCTGCCCCCTGTATACATGAGGGGGGTACGGATAACCATCTGATAACCAAGGTGGCTACTGAGTGACTCAGGGGCAGTCTCCGCAGCGTGGAGACTTTAGGGCACAGGGATGATTCACGTTCTGGatgggacagagcaagacagtaCGAGATTTCATCACTCCCTGTTAGCTGGGGTTAGGTGAAATCAATATCCTGTGTCGGTTTGTTGTGTCGCATTTTGTGTCTCATATGTTGTCACTATACAACAAAACAATCTGGAGTATATGTATACATCCAGTTAGctgggaaaaattttttttttgagacagagtcttgctctgttgcccaggctggagtgcaatggcacaatcttggctcactgcaacatctacctcttccagcttcaagagattctcctgcctcagccttctgagtaaatTGGagtacaggcgctcaccaccatgcccaactaatttttatattttcaatagagatgaagtttcaccgcgttggcaggctggtctcaaactcctgacctcaggtgatttgcccaccttagcctcccaaagtggtgggattacaggcgtgacctccaccgtgcccagccaaaacatcTAAACTTTTAAGTCATGCCAGACATCACCAGCTTTAGGATTCTTTTGTTGGTGAGGTTTGAGTAATGGGGATTTTTAGGGAACTGTCAGCTTTCACGAAAACAGTGACAACCCCATTACTTGGAAATGCTTATTCAAATTAAACACTTCATCAAGTTAAAAACTGGAGCTTCCTAAGATTTAAAATGGATTATCAGACATGTAATAACAGGTCTTGCCTGTGTTTCTGGCAAGACCACTCACTGTGCTGGCCGTGGCATCTCTCAGCCTCACTGCTGTCCCCCCTTCCCTCCACAGGCACAAGATTCCCAAAGAACAGTGGTGGCTCAAGCTGCGGCCCCTCATGAAGATCTTGGCCAAGGACAAAGACAGCTACGACATGTCGCACTCAGGCCAGCTAGAGCACGTGCAGCCCTGGAGCGTCTGACCCAGTCCTGCCTGCATGTGCCTACAACCTGGACTCACCATGGACTATCTGTTTTTGTAACACTTAAGTTATTTATCAGCACTTAATGAAAGTATTATTGACATTAATACCTAACCAGCAAGCACCTATCACCACCCATGTGCCCCACCAGCTCCAGTGCATGCTGTGTGTGGACTGTGTCTCATGCTTTCAAATGTGTGTATTAAATGTTTGCCTACAACTGCAACAGTCCTCCGTTTTAGTTTTTTAAGTAGGAGATTAAAACCTCAATCTATGGGTGGGTACTAATGGCTTTCTCAGCACTTTTGTGGgcaaagattataaaaatatttttagtgggGATCACTGAACTATGCACATctcataaaaggagaaaaaagccaGTTGTTTACACAGGCCAAAGGGAATGCCGTGTTTATTGTCATGTGTCAGTTTCCATCCACAGCAGCAGGCCAGGACCCTGGGCCTCAACCTCAGGCTCCTGCTCTCCTTAGAAAGTAAAAGAGAACACATGAATCTTATCTACTAGGCCTCTTGATTGCAATCCTAGCTGCATGTTAAAACCACCAAGGTAGGGGTTCAAAAATTCTGATAGCCAGTTTCTCATCCAGTCCAAGCCACGGTCCTCACTGGGACctaatttgcaattctctgatgaCTCTTGCCAGAATAGACATGGGTGCTGGGGTGACAGCCCTGCCACACTCGTGGGTCCCCCTCTTGTAGGGACAGCATTTCTGCCTCTTAGCTCTAGTCTGCAAGAGACCACACTGTGTCTCAGAAGCGGGGGTGGAGAGTATTGGGGGAGAGGAGACCCCAAAAACAAGCTGTTTGGGAAATCAGAGTCCAACGGCCAAGAAGAGCCACTGTGGAGGCTTTCCTTTCTGGCTCTGTAAAGACAAAGTGAGCGCTTACTCACCCCAGCCCACCTGCTTCTCAGGACTGCTTCCATCCAGCCGCCCCGTTGAACTTCCGTCTGTTAGGAGGACGCTCCCACAGGGCCTCGGTGTGATCGAGTTTCATGAATCAGCACAGGCAGACATGGGACACCTTTGTGTACCTTTCCATTTTACTTCTTTTAGTAAAGGCCCTAAATGCTACTTAAAATAATGATTCAAGCAGACGTTAAGTCAGAGTTGCCCTTTATTTTTagattcttaaataaatattctagaacTAATGAGGTAAAACAAGCCTTTCTGTCAGTAGAAAGTGAAAATTCTATGTGGTGCATCTTTGGCATTTCGTGCATGACTATTTCAATGAATGTCTTCCTGGTCACTCAAGATTGACTTGCCAGTCAGTGGCAACACCTTAAGAATGACACAATATTCTTGGAAAAAGTGGTAGTATTCTGACTTCATATTCAGCTCTAGAGGCCTATTGTCTCAGGGGTTCCTGCACAGTCGTGGGCACCAGGGCTGCTCATCTGATGATCCAGGATGGGTCCTTGACTATGTTGGGGTTCTCGGGTCCGAGTATGGCCAGGCCATGTGTGCTCTTCCCAGTGCCGAGGTACCTGAGAGGAAGGCAGGTGAGGTCAGCCAGGACTGGCTTCTGCGTCAGTGCCATTAAGGCCTCCAATCCCAGACGCTgtctcccccactccccactcaCCTATGGCTCATGGCCAGGAGCTTGTCGTGGCTGATGGTGAAGAGCTGCTCCCTGTGGGCCTGCTCCATCTCATCCGAGAGGCCGTACAAGAAGTGGTCCATTCCTAGAAGACAAACCACAGGCACGGTGGGGCTACCGCCCAGGAGCTCACACAGTGGGCTGTGCACTCGTGTCTGGAGGGGACAGGCGCATCTAACTGTTATTTCACATACGTGTTTCAACGACAGGGACGTGTCAAACAGCCCAGAGATCACACCCTGACCTCCAGCTCCCATGAGCCACGCTGACTCCTACCAAAGCCTGCTTCTGCAGCGTGGATGCAGTCAGGGCCGTGTGAGGCTGATAATGCTGTGAGCAAAAGTGGCTCTACAGAGTAACGTGGCCAGGCTAGGGCCATGCCCACGTCCTTCTACCCTAATGAGCCCAGACACTGCCGTGGGTTGGCCCCACTGGGCCTCAGGTCAGTAAAACTGAAATGACAGGATACACTCTTCTCGCTCGGATGTAGGGAACTGTATTTCCAAGGCCAACGTTTAGGGTGTCAGACGTGGAAATCGTATCACAGGCAAGGACGGAGGCGCCAGAAGCTGGTGCTCCTGCCTGTGCATGAGGGGAACTGGGAAAACAGCAATGTCATCTGAGGCTATGGACTGAGATTCGCACTGTTATACTCACAATACCTTTGTCTGAAGGAGCGACAGGAGCATCTACGGTTGAGAAGACAGAAAGTTTGGCTTCGTTGATGTCTTGCTGCGTGAATTTTCCAGACTTTGCCCAGTAAACAGCCTTCCCACAAGATTGCAGCCTCTCTATTGTATTTGGGTCCCTAGGAAACCCAGAGAAATAAACAGGCAAGCGTTTTACCAATGGGCAAGTTTATGACAAACCTGTGACTTAACAGTTCAACATCTTCTATGGGCTAACAGCTCTATTTTACCCCTGATCTAGTCCAAACAGCCCACTGACAAATTGCTCAATTACTCTCAGTGGAAATTTAAGTCCCATCACATAAGACTTTTCAACACGTTCTCCCTCTTAGACAAGGTCTGTCTGCATAATGTCCTCCCCAGATTATTTAAATACACCTCTCTGTGACCTCATCAGGAGAGGAAAGATGTGGAGGGTGGGGACAGGTCAAGATGACAAGGAAATTACAGAAGACTCACGTGGAAAAATTAAGCAAACAAAGGTTTTCCTTTAATCTCCCTTAAGGA
The genomic region above belongs to Piliocolobus tephrosceles isolate RC106 unplaced genomic scaffold, ASM277652v3 unscaffolded_430, whole genome shotgun sequence and contains:
- the LOC113220087 gene encoding uncharacterized protein LOC113220087 isoform X1 translates to MAKPPPQVIKVTSRWLPWWGGVGACSHPLRGHIPAAAHPSPLRCWDRMLRHSRGPCCTHPSGSSGMVGAPWAGVTVTTSSSLPAEPSGAFSSSSPRAATVATWPTWGACGRSRCCIHVRRALRHQGSAGWFDFQGGMETEVLQKMPCLMPFASPRCLSQVSGDGGRAWLRTPSSLSSVEHLTEKMKTTIQRGLVLRHKIPKEQWWLKLRPLMKILAKDKDSYDMSHSGQLEHVQPWSV
- the LOC113220087 gene encoding uncharacterized protein LOC113220087 isoform X2 → MAKPPPQVIKVTSRWLPWWGGVGACSHPLRGHIPAAAHPSPLRCWDRMLRHSRGPCCTHPSGSSGMVGAPWAGVTVTTSSSLPAEPSGAFSSSSPRAATVATWPTWGACGRSRCCIHVRRALRHQGSAGGMETEVLQKMPCLMPFASPRCLSQVSGDGGRAWLRTPSSLSSVEHLTEKMKTTIQRGLVLRHKIPKEQWWLKLRPLMKILAKDKDSYDMSHSGQLEHVQPWSV
- the LOC113220087 gene encoding ATP-dependent 6-phosphofructokinase, platelet type-like isoform X3, whose protein sequence is MGGLRPEPMLYTCSKSPSASGICRCLSQVSGDGGRAWLRTPSSLSSVEHLTEKMKTTIQRGLVLRHKIPKEQWWLKLRPLMKILAKDKDSYDMSHSGQLEHVQPWSV